Proteins from a single region of Scytonema millei VB511283:
- a CDS encoding ABC transporter permease: MNWWQRLNKNPLARFGAILLLIFYIAVIAADCVAPYDPYESQANGSLLPPTQIYWQNTQGQFVGPHVYPTTQGKTDLNTGDRQLIVDRTKPAWFRFFVAGDRYQLFRLSLPLGNNFEEVEVFSGIPVNLHLFGTTGAKFNLLGTDEQGRDQFSRLLHGGRVSLSVGLIGVAISFPLGMIVGGISGYFGGWIDSIIMRLVEVLMTIPGLYLLVALAAVLPPGLSSAQRFMLIVLITSFISWSGLARVIRGQVLSIKEREFVQAAKAMGGDPFYIIIRHVLPQTATYIIISATLSVPGFIAAESVLSLIGLGIQQPDPSWGNLLSLATNASILVLQPWLVWPPAILIIVTVLAFNLLGDGLRDALDPRSVRR; the protein is encoded by the coding sequence ATGAACTGGTGGCAAAGACTTAACAAGAATCCCCTCGCCCGCTTTGGGGCGATTCTGCTACTCATTTTTTACATTGCGGTTATCGCCGCTGATTGTGTCGCACCCTACGACCCTTATGAGTCTCAAGCTAATGGTTCCCTGCTGCCACCCACGCAAATTTATTGGCAGAATACACAGGGGCAATTTGTTGGACCCCACGTTTACCCTACGACTCAAGGTAAGACAGATTTAAATACAGGCGATCGCCAACTGATTGTAGACCGTACTAAGCCTGCTTGGTTCCGCTTTTTTGTTGCGGGCGATCGCTACCAACTATTTCGTCTCAGCTTACCACTGGGCAATAATTTTGAAGAAGTAGAAGTTTTTAGCGGCATTCCTGTCAATCTGCATTTGTTCGGTACAACTGGAGCTAAATTTAACTTATTGGGAACTGACGAACAGGGACGCGATCAATTTAGCCGCCTGCTACATGGGGGGCGCGTTAGCCTCAGCGTTGGTTTAATCGGAGTCGCTATCTCTTTTCCCCTCGGCATGATTGTCGGCGGTATTTCTGGCTATTTTGGTGGTTGGATCGATAGCATCATCATGCGTCTTGTAGAAGTATTAATGACGATTCCTGGTCTTTATCTATTGGTTGCTTTGGCAGCAGTTTTACCACCAGGACTAAGTAGCGCCCAGCGATTTATGCTGATCGTTTTAATTACTTCTTTTATCAGTTGGTCTGGACTGGCGCGAGTCATTCGCGGACAAGTTCTATCGATTAAAGAGCGAGAATTCGTTCAAGCGGCTAAAGCTATGGGTGGCGATCCTTTCTACATCATCATCCGTCACGTTTTGCCTCAAACAGCAACGTATATCATCATCTCAGCAACTCTATCCGTACCTGGATTTATTGCGGCAGAATCGGTATTAAGTCTAATTGGGTTGGGCATTCAGCAACCCGATCCATCTTGGGGCAATTTGCTCTCTTTAGCAACAAATGCCTCAATTTTAGTGCTACAACCTTGGTTGGTTTGGCCTCCCGCGATATTAATTATTGTTACAGTGCTGGCGTTTAATTTATTAGGAGATGGCTTGCGCGATGCCCTCGACCCGCGCAGTGTCAGACGGTAG
- the cysW gene encoding sulfate ABC transporter permease subunit CysW yields MTTRKEMNSQMNNSKAAPSEQKSWIPAILIVVAIAYVSLVLYIPALNVFIQAFSKGVGPFFANLTRPEFLHAVQLTVMLAAIALPLNTVFGLCAAWALTRHRFPGRAFVLSLIDLPFSISPVVAGLMIVLLYGRQGWFGGWLQEHGLNIIFAFPGMVLATAFVSMPFVAREVIPVLEELGSDQEEAAKTLGANDWQIFWRVTLPNIRWGLLYGLILTNARAMGEFGAVSVVSGNISGKTQSLPLFVEDAYKQYETEAAYSAAVLLALLAVVTLVLKEILERRTRIKDVE; encoded by the coding sequence ATGACGACTAGGAAGGAGATGAATTCTCAGATGAATAACAGCAAAGCTGCGCCTAGCGAACAAAAGAGTTGGATTCCAGCCATTCTGATTGTCGTGGCGATCGCCTATGTCAGTCTAGTACTTTATATCCCCGCCTTAAACGTCTTTATTCAAGCTTTTAGCAAAGGAGTTGGTCCATTTTTTGCTAACCTGACTCGACCGGAGTTTCTCCATGCCGTCCAATTAACAGTCATGTTAGCCGCGATCGCCCTGCCACTGAATACAGTTTTTGGGCTATGTGCGGCTTGGGCGCTGACTCGTCACCGATTTCCAGGTCGTGCCTTTGTTTTAAGCTTGATCGATCTGCCCTTTTCGATCTCGCCTGTAGTTGCAGGTCTGATGATTGTCTTGCTCTACGGGCGACAAGGATGGTTTGGTGGTTGGTTGCAAGAACACGGGCTGAATATTATCTTTGCTTTTCCAGGCATGGTGCTGGCTACAGCATTTGTGAGTATGCCCTTTGTTGCCCGTGAGGTGATTCCCGTATTAGAGGAATTAGGCTCGGATCAAGAAGAAGCGGCAAAGACTCTAGGCGCAAACGACTGGCAGATCTTTTGGCGCGTCACCTTGCCGAATATCCGTTGGGGATTACTCTACGGCTTAATTTTGACTAATGCGAGAGCTATGGGTGAATTTGGTGCGGTCTCGGTAGTTTCGGGAAATATTTCGGGAAAAACCCAAAGTCTACCCCTGTTTGTTGAAGATGCTTACAAACAATATGAAACTGAGGCTGCTTACTCTGCTGCCGTATTGTTGGCTTTATTGGCTGTAGTGACGTTGGTATTGAAGGAGATTTTAGAACGGAGAACTCGGATTAAAGATGTGGAATAG
- the cysT gene encoding sulfate ABC transporter permease subunit CysT, which translates to MAVSPASRFGFRNSSVAQKLWQWLFHMPWTWRITLGYLTVMLFVPIAAMFLKASTEGPVNFWRIATSPVALATYNVTFVTSILAALMNGLFGTLIAWVLVRYKFPFKRLIDASIDLPFALPTSVAGLTLATVYSNNGWIGSLLAPLGIKVSFTRLGVWVAMIFISLPFVVRTVQPVMQEMEREIEEAAWSLGANQWQTFRRVILPPLFPAILTGVALGFSRAVGEYGSTVIISSNTPFRDLIAPVLIFQRLEQYDYSGATVIGTVLLLISLVLLLLINLLQAWGRRYDD; encoded by the coding sequence ATGGCTGTATCTCCTGCATCTCGATTTGGTTTTCGCAATTCATCAGTAGCTCAAAAGTTGTGGCAATGGTTGTTTCATATGCCTTGGACGTGGCGCATCACGCTGGGATATCTCACAGTGATGTTATTTGTCCCCATTGCAGCAATGTTCCTCAAAGCAAGTACTGAAGGTCCTGTTAACTTTTGGCGCATTGCTACGAGTCCGGTGGCGTTAGCAACGTACAATGTCACGTTTGTGACATCAATCTTGGCAGCTTTGATGAATGGACTTTTTGGCACTCTGATTGCCTGGGTTTTAGTGCGCTACAAATTTCCCTTCAAAAGATTAATTGATGCTTCGATCGATTTGCCCTTTGCCCTACCAACTTCAGTTGCGGGGCTAACGCTGGCAACAGTCTATAGCAATAATGGCTGGATCGGCTCTTTACTTGCCCCTTTGGGAATTAAGGTATCCTTCACCCGTTTGGGGGTATGGGTGGCAATGATTTTTATTTCGCTGCCTTTTGTGGTACGGACAGTGCAACCCGTAATGCAAGAAATGGAACGCGAGATTGAAGAAGCGGCTTGGAGTTTGGGAGCAAATCAATGGCAAACTTTCCGGCGCGTTATTTTACCGCCTCTATTTCCTGCCATCTTGACTGGTGTGGCTTTGGGTTTCTCCCGTGCAGTTGGGGAGTACGGCTCAACCGTAATTATTTCCTCCAACACGCCTTTTAGAGATTTGATTGCACCCGTACTGATTTTTCAACGCTTAGAGCAGTATGACTATTCTGGTGCAACTGTTATCGGTACGGTGTTGCTGCTGATTTCATTAGTGTTGCTGCTGTTGATTAATCTTTTGCAGGCTTGGGGAAGACGGTATGACGACTAG
- a CDS encoding sulfate ABC transporter substrate-binding protein, whose product MRWWQQTWKQWQMGVEQLGRLRWNSVKSLTSLFLVGVSLSVAIAACSGGNGNNSATQNPAASPVAANKQDVELTLVSFAVTKAAHDAIIPQFTEQWKQEHNQNVTFKTSYGGSGSQTRAVIDGLEADIVHLALALDTSRIEKAGLIEPGWEKEVPDNAIVSKSVAALVTRPENPKGIKTWADLAKDGVSLITADPKTSGIARWNFLTLWNSAIKTGASEEQALDFVSKVYGNVPILTKDAREATDVFFKQGQGDALINYENEILLAQQKGEKVSYIIPDVNISIDNPIAVVDKNVDKHGTREVAEAFVKYLFTPEAQQEFAKVGFRPVDETVAQTKENTDKYPKVQNLGSVKDFGGWNVVQTKFFEDGAVFDQIQAKINR is encoded by the coding sequence ATGAGGTGGTGGCAGCAGACCTGGAAGCAATGGCAGATGGGGGTTGAGCAACTTGGTAGACTCAGGTGGAATTCGGTCAAAAGCTTGACATCGCTATTTTTAGTTGGAGTGAGTTTGAGCGTGGCGATCGCAGCTTGCTCCGGTGGGAACGGCAATAATTCGGCGACTCAAAATCCTGCTGCGAGTCCTGTCGCGGCAAACAAGCAGGATGTAGAACTGACTCTGGTTTCTTTTGCTGTCACCAAAGCCGCTCACGACGCGATTATTCCCCAGTTTACCGAGCAGTGGAAGCAAGAACATAACCAAAACGTGACCTTCAAGACGAGCTACGGTGGTTCTGGTTCCCAAACTCGCGCCGTGATTGATGGTTTGGAAGCGGATATCGTTCACTTAGCCCTTGCCCTTGATACAAGCAGGATCGAAAAAGCAGGACTCATCGAGCCAGGATGGGAAAAAGAAGTCCCCGATAATGCCATTGTCTCTAAATCCGTTGCCGCATTAGTCACTCGTCCAGAAAACCCCAAAGGTATTAAGACTTGGGCAGATTTAGCCAAAGATGGAGTCAGCCTGATTACAGCCGATCCGAAGACTTCCGGTATTGCCCGTTGGAATTTCCTGACGCTGTGGAATTCTGCCATCAAAACTGGTGCTAGCGAAGAACAAGCACTCGATTTTGTCAGCAAAGTTTATGGCAACGTGCCAATTTTAACTAAAGATGCGCGAGAAGCAACCGATGTCTTTTTCAAGCAAGGGCAGGGAGATGCTCTGATTAACTACGAAAACGAAATTCTCCTAGCGCAACAAAAAGGCGAGAAGGTGTCTTACATAATTCCCGATGTCAACATCTCCATCGACAATCCCATTGCTGTAGTGGATAAAAATGTGGACAAGCACGGAACTCGCGAAGTCGCTGAAGCTTTTGTCAAGTATTTGTTTACACCCGAAGCGCAGCAAGAGTTTGCCAAAGTTGGATTTCGACCAGTGGACGAGACAGTAGCTCAAACCAAGGAAAATACTGATAAATATCCCAAAGTGCAAAATCTCGGCTCTGTAAAAGATTTTGGCGGATGGAACGTAGTCCAAACCAAGTTTTTTGAAGACGGAGCAGTTTTCGACCAAATTCAAGCCAAAATTAATCGTTAA